A region from the Panicum hallii strain FIL2 chromosome 1, PHallii_v3.1, whole genome shotgun sequence genome encodes:
- the LOC112892062 gene encoding uncharacterized protein LOC112892062: MAVIVAARRAAPVVLLFLVSASLLAADASAAEANSSFVLAAEKTHRKDPLDGLRYYSGGWNISNEHYWASIGFTAAPVFAAAAVWFVVFGIALFLAGCCFCCCPGGGGDAYYSRACLVVSLVLLLAATAAAAVGCAVLYDGQGRFHGSTAATVDYAVRQSGDTVANLRSFAGFLETAKAAGVGPVTLPANVKGKIDDVVRKVGAAADVLAARTSSNAAKIRAALETVRKVLIVVAAAMLILAFLGLVFSLCGLESIIYVLVFFGWVLVTGTFVLCGTFLLLHNVVGDTCVAMGEWVAHPQARTALDDILPCVDTAAATEALDRSKEVNYQLVAVLNGALSNASNRDFPPQVPPPLNYNQSGPPVPLLCNPYTPDLRDRACAPGEVAPDAAPQAWRGYVCDAAAADAAEVCATPGRVTPSMYAQLAGAANVSYGLYHYGPVLVALADCTFVRETFRSIGDDHCPGLRRYSGQVFRGLLGAAAGVLLAVLLWVVHARELRRRNDAKEILLASSPYRLPVEERAFLKSPARPQYYM; this comes from the exons ATGGCCGTGatcgtggcggcgcgtcgcgcGGCTCCCgtcgtcctcctcttcctcgtCTCCGCGTCCTTGCTCGCGGCCGATGCATCAG CGGCGGAGGCGAACTCGTCCTTCGTGCTTGCGGCGGAGAAGACGCACCGGAAGGACCCCCTCGACGGGTTGAGGTACTACTCCGGCGGATGGAACATCAGCAACGAGCACTACTGGGCA TCCATCGGCTTCACCGCGGCGCCGGTcttcgccgccgcggcggtctGGTTCGTCGTGTTCGGCATTGCCCTGTTCCTCGCCGGCTGCTGCTTCTGCTGctgcccgggcggcggcggcgacgcgtaCTACTCGCGCGCCTGCCTCGTCGTCTCGCTcgtgctcctcctcgccgccacggccgccgccgc CGTCGGGTGCGCCGTGCTGTACGACGGGCAGGGCCGCTTCCACGGCAGCACGGCGGCGACGGTGGACTACGCCGTGCGGCAGTCGGGCGACACGGTGGCCAACCTGCGGAGCTTCGCGGGGTTCCTCGAGACCGCCAAGGCCGCCGGCGTGGGGCCCGTCACGCTGCCCGCCAACGTGAAGGGAAAAATCGACGACGTCGTGCGCAAGGTGGGCGCGGCCGCCGACGTGCTCGCCGCCCGCACGTCCAGCAACGCCGCCAAGATCCGCGCCGCCCTGGAGACCGT AAGGAAGGTTCTGATTGTCGTTGCGGCGGCGATGCTAATCCTTGCTTTTCTTGGCCTTG tGTTCTCGCTTTGTGGGTTGGAGTCGATCATCTACGT GTTGGTGTTTTTCGGGTGGGTCCTGGTTACCGGGACGTTTGTACTGTGCGGTACTTTTCTCCTCCTGCACAA CGTGGTCGGCGACACCTGCGTGGCGATGGGCGAGTGGGTGGCGCACCCGCAGGCGCGCACGGCGCTGGATGACATCCTGCCGTGCGTGGACaccgcggcggcgacggaggcACTGGACCGGAGCAAGGAGGTGAACTACCAGCTCGTCGCCGTGCTCAACGGCGCGCTGTCCAACGCGTCCAACCGCGACTTCCCGCCGCAGGTGCCCCCGCCGCTCAACTACAACCAGTCCGGCCCGCCGGTGCCGCTGCTCTGCAACCCCTACACGCCGGACCTCCGCGACCGCGCCTGCGCGCCCGGCGAGGTCGCCCCCGACGCCGCGCCGCAGGCGTGGCGGGGCTACGTgtgcgacgccgccgccgcggacgcGGCGGAGGTGTGCGCGACACCAGGCCGCGTCACGCCGTCCATGTACGCGCAGCTGGCCGGCGCGGCCAACGTGAGCTACGGGCTCTACCACTACGGGCCGGTCCTGGTGGCGCTGGCGGACTGCACGTTCGTCAGGGAGACGTTCCGGTCCATCGGCGACGACCACTGCCCGGGCCTGCGCCGGTACAGCGGGCAGGTGTTCCGGGGCttgctcggcgccgccgccggcgtgctGCTGGCGGTGCTGCTGTGGGTCGTGCACGCgcgggagctgcggcggaggaACGACGCCAAGGAGATCCTGCTGGCCTCGTCGCCGTACAGGTTGCCGGTGGAGGAGAGGGCGTTCCTGAAGAGCCCGGCGAGGCCGCAGTACTACATGTGA
- the LOC112884273 gene encoding pyrophosphate-energized vacuolar membrane proton pump, whose amino-acid sequence MAAAAILPELATQVLIPVAAAVGIAFAVLQWVLVSKVRLTPERRADGGAAKTGPGDYLIEEEEGLNDHNVVVKCAEIQSAISEGATSFLFTEYKYVGLFMGIFAILIFLFLGSVEGFSTKSQPCHYSKDKTCKPALANAIFSTIAFVLGAVTSLVSGFLGMKIATYANARTTLEARKGVGKAFITAFRSGAVMGFLLAASGLLVLYIAINLFGIYYGDDWEGLFEAITGYGLGGSSMALFGRVGGGIYTKAADVGADLVGKVERNIPEDDPRNPAVIADNVGDNVGDIAGMGSDLFGSYAESSCAALVVASISSFGINHEFTPMVYPLLVSSVGIIACLITTLFATDFFEIKAVNEIEPALKKQLIISTVVMTIGIALISWLGLPYTFTIFNFGVQKTVHSWQLFLCVAVGLWAGLIIGFVTEYYTSNAYSPVQDVADSCRTGAATNVIFGLALGYKSVIIPIFAIAFSIFLSFSLAAMYGVAVAALGMLSTIATGLAIDAYGPISDNAGGIAEMAGMSHRIRERTDALDAAGNTTAAIGKGFAIGSAALVSLALFGAFVSRAAISTVDVLTPKVFIGLIVGAMLPYWFSAMTMKSVGSAALKMVEEVRRQFNTIPGLMEGTTKPDYATCVKISTDASIKEMIPPGALVMLTPLIVGILFGVETLSGVLAGALVSGVQIAISASNTGGAWDNAKKYIEAGASEHARTLGPKGSDPHKAAVIGDTIGDPLKDTSGPSLNILIKLMAVESLVFAPFFATHGGILFKWL is encoded by the exons ATGGCTGCGGCGGCGATCCTGCCGGAGCTGGCGACGCAGGTGCTCATCCCGGTCGCGGCGGCCGTGGGCATCGCGTTCGCGGTGCTGCAGTGGGTGCTCGTCTCCAAGGTGCGGCTCAcccccgagcgccgcgccgacgGCGGGGCCGCCAAGACCGGCCCCGGCGACTACCTcatcgaggaggaggaggggctcaACGACCACAACGTCGTCGTCAAGTGCGCCGAGATCCAGAGCGCCATCTCCGAAG GAGCAACATCTTTCCTTTTCACTGAGTACAAGTATGTTGGATTATTCATGGGCATCTTTGCAATCCTTATATTCCTCTTCCTTGGGTCTGTTGAGGGATTCAGCACAAAGAGTCAGCCTTGCCACTACAGCAAGGACAAAACTTGCAAGCCTGCTCTTGCGAATGCCATCTTCAGTACTATAGCTTTTGTGCTTGGTGCAGTCACCTCGCTGGTGTCTGGCTTTCTTGGAATGAAGATCGCAACTTATGCAAATGCTCGGACAACTTTGGAGGCCAGAAAGGGAGTTGGGAAGGCATTTATTACTGCCTTCCGATCTGGTGCTGTTATGGGCTTCCTTCTTGCTGCCAGCGGTCTTTTGGTTCTTTACATTGCTATCAATTTGTTTGGAATCTATTATGGAGATGACTGGGAAGGTCTATTTGAGGCTATTACTGGCTATGGTCTTGGTGGTTCTTCTATGGCTCTTTTTGGCCGCGTTGGTGGTGGTATTTATACTAAGGCTGCTGATGTTGGTGCTGACCTTGTCGGGAAGGTAGAAAGGAACATTCCTGAGGATGATCCAAGAAACCCAGCT GTCATTGCGGACAATGTTGGTGATAATGTTGGAGATATTGCTGGGATGGGATCAGATCTCTTTGGCTCATATGCTGAATCGTCATGTGCTGCTCTTGTTGTGGCCTCTATCTCATCTTTTGGAATCAACCATGAATTTACTCCTATGGTGTACCCTCTTCTCGTCAGCTCTGTGGGTATCATAGCATGTCTCATAACAACATTGTTTGCAACTGATTTCTTTGAGATAAAGGCTGTGAATGAAATAGAGCCTGCTCTGAAGAAGCAGCTCATAATTTCCACTGTTGTGATGACCATTGGCATTGCACTTATCAGTTGGCTAGGCCTTCCATACACCTTCACCATTTTTAACTTTGGAGTCCAGAAGACAGTGCATAGCTG GCAACTGTTCTTGTGCGTGGCTGTTGGCCTCTGGGCTGGCCTAATCATTGGTTTTGTTACCGAGTACTACACAAGCAACGCCTACAG CCCCGTACAAGATGTTGCCGATTCCTGCAGAACTGGAGCTGCCACAAATGTCATTTTTGGGCTTGCTTTGGGATACAAATCAGTCATTATCCCTATTTTTGCTATTGCTTTTAGCATCTTCCTCAGCTTCAGCCTTGCTGCCATGTATGGTGTCGCTGTGGCTGCTCTTGGAATGCTGAGCACCATTGCCACAGGTCTTGCTATTGATGCCTATGGCCCAATCAGTGATAATGCTGGAGGAATTGCTGAAATGGCTGGCATGAGCCATAGAATTCGTGAGAGAACGGATGCTCTAGATGCTGCAGGAAACACCACAGCTGCAATTGGAAAG GGTTTTGCCATTGGCTCTGCAGCCTTGGTGTCCCTTGCGCTCTTTGGTGCCTTTGTGAGCCGGGCTGCTATTTCCACTGTTGATGTTCTGACTCCTAAAGTATTCATTGGACTTATTGTCGGTGCTATGCTCCCATACTGGTTCTCAGCAATGACCATGAAGAGTGTAGGCAGTGCCGCACTCAAGATGGTGGAGGAGGTCCGTCGGCAGTTCAACACCATCCCTGGGCTCATGGAGGGCACCACAAAGCCGGATTATGCAACCTGTGTGAAGATCTCCACTGATGCATCCATCAAGGAGATGATCCCCCCGGGGGCTCTTGTTATGCTCACCCCGTTGATTGTTGGGATTTTGTTTGGGGTTGAGACCCTCTCCGGAGTCCTTGCTGGTGCTCTCGTCTCTGGTGTTCAG ATTGCCATCTCTGCGTCCAACACCGGTGGTGCCTGGGACAATGCCAAGAAGTACATTGAG GCTGGAGCTTCAGAGCACGCCAGGACCCTTGGCCCGAAAGGCTCTGACCCTCACAAGGCGGCCGTCATTGGTGACACCATTGGAGATCCCCTCAAGGACACGTCTGGCCCCTCCCTCAACATCCTCATCAAGCTCATGGCAGTGGAGTCCCTCGTCTTCGCCCCCTTCTTCGCCACCCATGGTGGCATCCTCTTCAAGTGGCTCTAA
- the LOC112892045 gene encoding protein S-acyltransferase 24-like isoform X1 has translation MASSEIEVVDDTATVSAAAATGGGAEPAVPSGAGQEGEEEEALKDDVYTGAAYGDLEKLHRLVEREGRSVAEPDALGYHALQWAALNNRVAAAQYILEHGADVNAIDHTGQTALHWSAVRGHIQVAELLLKEGAKVDAADLYGYQTTHVAAQYGQTAFLYHIVAKWNADHDVPDNDGRSPLHWAAYKGFADTIRLLLFLGAYRARQDKEGCTSLHWAAIRGNLESCTVLVQAGKMEDLTVQDKTGLTPAQLAADKNHQHIAFFLGNARRVHERGCGGNGYFGKLSKFGLAPLLWCIIIVLIFVYVHSIILGDYNTNMTVPFGLFSWLGVFLATAGLAMFYRCSRKDPGYISKNIRDSQNQRDDEPLLKRGLDNPELLDGNWSQLCITCKIVRPVRSKHCSTCDRCVEQFDHHCPWVSNCIGKRNKWEFFMFLLLEVSAMIITGVTAIIRSVQDPASPASFSGWLGYTAINHSWVVSFVIMDFLLFFGVITLTVIQASQISRNITTNEMANAMRYSYLRGPGGRFRNPYDHGVRKNCSDFFLKGYNEDIERVVQTLQPDEEMGPIQTSAVLQNGESVPLHVNGTDHSSTDSQVNSKSHSQSSAKCCSHNKKSERTPLGLGLGLGCSNPSSRYVRSLLPL, from the exons ATGGCGTCGTCGGAGATCGAGGTGGTCGACGACACCGCGaccgtctccgccgccgccgctaccgGGGGCGGGGCGGAACCGGCCGTCCCGTCGGGGGCGGGGCaggaaggggaggaggaggaggcgctcAAGGACGACGTGTACACGGGCGCGGCATACGGGGACCTCGAGAAGCTGCACCGCCTCGTCGAGCGTGAGGGCCGCTCCGTCGCCGAGCCCGACGCGCTCGGGTACCACGCGCTGCAGTGGGCAGCGCTCAACAACCGTGTCGCCGCCGCCCAGTACATTCTCGAG CATGGAGCGGATGTAAATGCTATAGACCACACAGGGCAAACAGCACTTCACTGGAGTGCTGTGCGAGGTCATATTCAAGTTGCAGAATTACTTTTGAAAGAAGGAGCTAAGGTCGATGCTGCTGATTTATATGGATACCAG ACCACACATGTTGCCGCACAGTATGGTCAGACAGCATTTCTGTACCACATTGTTGCAAAATGGAATGCTGATCATGATGTCCCTGATAACGATGGAAGAAGCCCTCTTCACTG GGCTGCGTATAAGGGATTTGCAGATACCATACGTCTCCTTTTGTTTTTAGGTGCCTATAGGGCGCGGCAAGATAAAGAAG GTTGTACTTCTTTACATTGGGCTGCTATTCGGGGGAATTTGGAGTCATGCACTGTGCTAGTTCAAGCTGGCAAAATGGAGGACCTTACGGTGCAAGATAAGACTGGCTTGACTCCAGCCCAACTTGCTGCTGATAAGAATCATCAACATATTGCATTTTTCCTT GGGAATGCTAGACGAGTACACGAACGAGGATGTGGTGGGAATGGTTATTTTGGGAAACTATCGAAATTCGGGCTTGCTCCTCTTCTTTGGTGCATCATTATAGTCTTAATATTTGTATATGTACACTCAATTATTTTAG GAGACTATAACACAAATATGACTGTACCTTTTGGGTTATTTTCATGGTTGGGTGTTTTTCTTGCAACTGCTGGACTGGCTATGTTTTATAGATGCAGCAG GAAAGATCCTGGTTACATCAGCAAGAATATAAGGGACTCACAAAATCAAAGAGATGAT GAACCTTTGTTGAAGAGGGGTCTGGACAACCCTGAACTTCTGGATGGTAATTGGTCTCAACTATGTATAACTTGCAAA ATTGTCAGGCCTGTACGCTCAAAACACTGCTCTACATGTGACCGCTGTGTTGAGCAATTCGATCATCACTGCCCTTGGGTATCGAATTGCATTGGAAAG AGGAACAAATGGGAATTCTTTATGTTCCTTCTCCTAGAAGTTTCGGCAATGATTATTACTGGTGTAACAGCGATCATAA GAAGTGTACAAGacccagcttctccagcatcatTTAGTGGATGGCTTGGCTATACAGCTATTAACCATTCCTGGGTGGTGTCTTTTGTCATAATGGACTTCCTCCTTTTCTTTGGCGTTATAACTCTAACAGTAATTCAAGCATCACAG ATATCCAGGAATATAACAACAAATGAGATGGCAAACGCCATGAGGTACAGTTATCTCAGGGGACCAGGTGGCAGATTCAGAAATCCATATGACCATGGGGTGCGCAAGAACTGTTCCGACTTCTTCCTGAAGGGGTACAACGAGGATATTGAGAGAGTTGTGCAGACATTGCAGCCTGATGAGGAAATGGGACCAATCCAGACAAGTGCAGTCTTGCAGAATGGTGAGAGCGTCCCACTTCATGTGAATGGCACCGACCATTCTTCCACCGATTCACAAGTGAACTCAAAATCCCATAGCCAAAGTTCTGCCAAGTGTTGCAGTCACAATAAGAAATCTGAGAGGACCCCTTTGGGCCTAGGGCTCGGCCTTGGGTGTAGCAACCCCTCTAGCCGTTATGTGCGGTCTCTTCTTCCCTTGTGA
- the LOC112885112 gene encoding uncharacterized protein LOC112885112: protein MSSSPPPCSKAAAAGSPAGKYCLCAPTTHPGSFRCRLHRSPVEAKATAAAATSGADQEAATAAAAAVARELLERMARKPRRQGVVPGAFRPGPSRLGATATAMDD, encoded by the coding sequence AtgagctcctctccgccgccgtgcTCCAAGGCCGCCGCTGCCGGCTCGCCCGCCGGGAAGTACTGCCTGTGCGCGCCGACGACGCACCCGGGCTCGTTCCGGTGCAGGCTGCACCGGTCACCGGTGGAGGCTaaggcaacggcggcggcggcgacttcGGGAGCTGATCAGGAGGCGgcgacggctgcggcggccgcgGTCGCGCGTGAACTCCTCGAGCGGATGGCGCGGAAGCCGAGGCGGCAGGGTGTTGTGCCTGGGGCTTTCCGGCCTGGGCCTTCGAGGCTGGGAGCCACCGCCACTGCCATGGATGACTAG
- the LOC112892045 gene encoding protein S-acyltransferase 24-like isoform X2 has product MASSEIEVVDDTATVSAAAATGGGAEPAVPSGAGQEGEEEEALKDDVYTGAAYGDLEKLHRLVEREGRSVAEPDALGYHALQWAALNNRVAAAQYILEHGADVNAIDHTGQTALHWSAVRGHIQVAELLLKEGAKVDAADLYGYQTTHVAAQYGQTAFLYHIVAKWNADHDVPDNDGRSPLHWAAYKGFADTIRLLLFLGAYRARQDKEGCTSLHWAAIRGNLESCTVLVQAGKMEDLTVQDKTGLTPAQLAADKNHQHIAFFLGNARRVHERGCGGNGYFGKLSKFGLAPLLWCIIIVLIFVYVHSIILGDYNTNMTVPFGLFSWLGVFLATAGLAMFYRCSRKDPGYISKNIRDSQNQRDDEPLLKRGLDNPELLDGNWSQLCITCKIVRPVRSKHCSTCDRCVEQFDHHCPWVSNCIGKRNKWEFFMFLLLEVSAMIITGVTAIIRSVQDPASPASFSGWLGYTAINHSWVVSFVIMDFLLFFGVITLTVIQASQV; this is encoded by the exons ATGGCGTCGTCGGAGATCGAGGTGGTCGACGACACCGCGaccgtctccgccgccgccgctaccgGGGGCGGGGCGGAACCGGCCGTCCCGTCGGGGGCGGGGCaggaaggggaggaggaggaggcgctcAAGGACGACGTGTACACGGGCGCGGCATACGGGGACCTCGAGAAGCTGCACCGCCTCGTCGAGCGTGAGGGCCGCTCCGTCGCCGAGCCCGACGCGCTCGGGTACCACGCGCTGCAGTGGGCAGCGCTCAACAACCGTGTCGCCGCCGCCCAGTACATTCTCGAG CATGGAGCGGATGTAAATGCTATAGACCACACAGGGCAAACAGCACTTCACTGGAGTGCTGTGCGAGGTCATATTCAAGTTGCAGAATTACTTTTGAAAGAAGGAGCTAAGGTCGATGCTGCTGATTTATATGGATACCAG ACCACACATGTTGCCGCACAGTATGGTCAGACAGCATTTCTGTACCACATTGTTGCAAAATGGAATGCTGATCATGATGTCCCTGATAACGATGGAAGAAGCCCTCTTCACTG GGCTGCGTATAAGGGATTTGCAGATACCATACGTCTCCTTTTGTTTTTAGGTGCCTATAGGGCGCGGCAAGATAAAGAAG GTTGTACTTCTTTACATTGGGCTGCTATTCGGGGGAATTTGGAGTCATGCACTGTGCTAGTTCAAGCTGGCAAAATGGAGGACCTTACGGTGCAAGATAAGACTGGCTTGACTCCAGCCCAACTTGCTGCTGATAAGAATCATCAACATATTGCATTTTTCCTT GGGAATGCTAGACGAGTACACGAACGAGGATGTGGTGGGAATGGTTATTTTGGGAAACTATCGAAATTCGGGCTTGCTCCTCTTCTTTGGTGCATCATTATAGTCTTAATATTTGTATATGTACACTCAATTATTTTAG GAGACTATAACACAAATATGACTGTACCTTTTGGGTTATTTTCATGGTTGGGTGTTTTTCTTGCAACTGCTGGACTGGCTATGTTTTATAGATGCAGCAG GAAAGATCCTGGTTACATCAGCAAGAATATAAGGGACTCACAAAATCAAAGAGATGAT GAACCTTTGTTGAAGAGGGGTCTGGACAACCCTGAACTTCTGGATGGTAATTGGTCTCAACTATGTATAACTTGCAAA ATTGTCAGGCCTGTACGCTCAAAACACTGCTCTACATGTGACCGCTGTGTTGAGCAATTCGATCATCACTGCCCTTGGGTATCGAATTGCATTGGAAAG AGGAACAAATGGGAATTCTTTATGTTCCTTCTCCTAGAAGTTTCGGCAATGATTATTACTGGTGTAACAGCGATCATAA GAAGTGTACAAGacccagcttctccagcatcatTTAGTGGATGGCTTGGCTATACAGCTATTAACCATTCCTGGGTGGTGTCTTTTGTCATAATGGACTTCCTCCTTTTCTTTGGCGTTATAACTCTAACAGTAATTCAAGCATCACAGGTTTGA